Below is a genomic region from Elusimicrobiota bacterium.
TTTGGACTGAGTATCGGCGCCATGGCCATGATGGCGCGGCGGGTGGGCGAGCAGGACCGGGAAGGGGCGTCCAACACCGCTGTGCAGGTGATTGTGCTGGGATGCGCGGTGTCGGCCCTTTTGGCGGCATTCGGCGTGGCGCTGGCGCCGCAACTCTTAACGCTCATGGGCGGATCTGATGAATTGGTCCTTTACGCAACGCCTTACACGCGCGTTATGTTTGGCGGAAACGCCTCCATCTTGTTGTTGTTTTTGGCCAACGCGGTGTTCCGCGGCGCAGGTGACGGCACCATCGCGATGCGCGCGTTGTGGATCGCAAACGGACTCAATCTCATGCTCGCGCCTTGCTTTGTGTATGGGCTCCTCTTTTTCCCCGAGCTGGGCGTGACCGGCGCGGCCTGGGCCACCACGCTCTCGCGGGGGGTGGGCGCGCTTTACACCTTGTCGCATTTGTTCCGCGGCTTGGGCCGGGTCAAGGTGGAGCGGCGGCATTTGACGCTGAATCCGGATGTGATGTGGAAAATGATCAAGCTGTCGGCCTCCGGCACATTGCAGATTTTTATTTCGACCGCGAGCTGGGTGGGCATGGTGCGTGTGATTTCCACCTTCGGCAGCGAAGCTGTGGCGGGATACACGGTGGGCATCCGTGTGATGCTCTTCGCCATCTTCCCCGCATTTGGGCTCAGCAACGCCGCCGCCACCATGGTTGGGCAGTCGCTGGGCGCCAACAAGCCGGAGCGGGCGGAAAAAGCGGTGTGGTTGGCGGGGTTTTACAACCTGGCCTTCCTGGGTGTGATGGGTTTGCTATTTTTGGTTTTTACGCCCACCATCATCGGCTGGTTCACCGAGGACGCGAAAGTCATGAATTACGCGGTGAGCTGCCTGCGCACGGTGTCCTGCGGATTTTTTTTTTACGCCTTCGGCATGGTGTTGACGCAATCCTTCAACGGCGCCGGCGACACCTGGACTCCGACCTGGATCAACTTCCTCGTGTTCTGGGTGTTCGAGATCCCTCTGGCGTACGTGCTGGCTTGGAGACTTGACATGGGACCGCAAGGAGCCTTTCTGGCAGTGATGCTGGCCTTCTCCAGCCTCGCGGTGGTGAGCGCCGTTGTGTTCCGGCAGGGGAAGTGGAAAAAACAGAAGGTTTAACCGAAAGACCCACAAGGGATCATGAAACAAGCGGAATCGAGTCTTCCTTGCTACAATCCCTTCGAGTCAAGGACAGCTGCAGTAAAACTGAGGAGGGCAACAACCATGACAAAACATATTGTTTCGATGACCATGACAATTTTGACGGTCCTGACCATGGCGGGGTGTGTGAGCACAAAGAAATTCAAAATGGCAGAGACCCAAGTGGCGGACACAAAAACAAAACTCGCAACCGCCGAGACGCAGATCGCGGAGCTTAAAACAGCGCTCGATAAAACAAACGCCGACTTGGCAACGACGCGTTCCGAAAGAGATCAGTTGACTTCCTCCAACGCGGATTTGAGCGCGGCGTTAACCGCCAAGAAAGGCGAACTGACCAAAATGGTCTCAGATTTGACCGCCCAAAAAACAGCTCTTGAAAAACAAGTGGCGGATTTGACCCAAGCTCAAGCGGGACTGAAGGCTCAACGGGATCGAGAGATCATGCAGATGATGGAAACCCACGATAAATTGGTTTCCGCGATGCAACAAGAAATCATGGCGGGCCAAGTCGCGATTACGAATATCCAAGGAAAACTTTCGGTGAACGTCGCGGACAAAATCTTTTTTGATTCAGGAAAAACCGAAATTAAACCGGGCGGACGCGAAGTGCTTCAGCGGGTGGGTGAAATTTTAAAGAAACTGACCGATAAACAAATCCGCATTGACGGTCACACCGACAATGTACCAATCGGTTCCGCACTGGCCGAACGTTACCCCACCAATTGGGACCTCTCCGCGGCACGTGCTATCCAGGTGGTGCGTTTCCTCCAAGAAAAAGCGGGCGTGCCGCCGGAAATGCTTTCCGCCACCGGATTTGGTCCCTACCGGCCTGTGGCCTCAAATGACGTGGAAGCGGAACGTGCCAAAAACAGGCGCATTGAAATTGTGGTGCTTGATAAGGATGTGGCGGTCCCCCCAGCCCCCGCCGCAAAATAAAAACCGAACACTCTATCTTGCGCGGTGCTTCGCAGATCTTTAAGTCTCCGGCACCTTCTCCACATGCTTATGCTGGCCAGGCCCATGGTAGGTAACGGTTCTGGGCTTCATGTCAACTCGGTAAAATGAAACGCCGGCCGCCGCGATTTCTGCCAGAAACTGCGGGTACGTGGTTTCTCGGCGCTGAACGCGTTCAATCGCCAGTTTCAGGGCCTCGAGATTGTAAGCGGCTCCCGCCGGCAACGGTGAAAAACCTTGGGGAGGCCCTTCCACAAATGATTTTCCTTCCCCCACATATTTAATCTCATGGGTTAAGACATTCACTTCATACCTTTCCACTCCAAAGGATTTAAGTGAATTAAATATATAGGGATAGGGCCATTTTTCCTCCGCGGCCCGTTGATAC
It encodes:
- the yeeO gene encoding putative FMN/FAD exporter YeeO; this translates as MKKIWHIFLEAIKGAPRDYTEGSISKAVILLGIPMVMEMLMESLFAVTDIFFVGKLGPQAIATIGLTESLLTLVYTVAFGLSIGAMAMMARRVGEQDREGASNTAVQVIVLGCAVSALLAAFGVALAPQLLTLMGGSDELVLYATPYTRVMFGGNASILLLFLANAVFRGAGDGTIAMRALWIANGLNLMLAPCFVYGLLFFPELGVTGAAWATTLSRGVGALYTLSHLFRGLGRVKVERRHLTLNPDVMWKMIKLSASGTLQIFISTASWVGMVRVISTFGSEAVAGYTVGIRVMLFAIFPAFGLSNAAATMVGQSLGANKPERAEKAVWLAGFYNLAFLGVMGLLFLVFTPTIIGWFTEDAKVMNYAVSCLRTVSCGFFFYAFGMVLTQSFNGAGDTWTPTWINFLVFWVFEIPLAYVLAWRLDMGPQGAFLAVMLAFSSLAVVSAVVFRQGKWKKQKV